One Pontibacillus yanchengensis DNA window includes the following coding sequences:
- a CDS encoding DUF6115 domain-containing protein, translated as MLLFLLVISFLLHGVTIFILVTLSLRVNKNKELEMKQEKVAKEIEESFTAYLIEIKEENQRLMNMLDESGQTVDTNAPSVESKNYKASAHRERPKDKVEQYERDYTSYSHEPSIHYSEQKMDNGAFNPMMPDNQGDSFEPSMQSSIYQLYDQGYSKEDIAKKLNCGKTEIELMLKFHS; from the coding sequence ATGTTACTATTTTTATTAGTCATTAGCTTTTTGCTTCATGGTGTAACTATATTTATATTGGTCACCTTATCATTGCGTGTAAATAAAAATAAAGAATTGGAGATGAAGCAAGAAAAGGTCGCAAAAGAGATAGAAGAAAGTTTTACAGCCTATCTAATTGAAATTAAGGAAGAAAATCAACGCCTCATGAATATGTTGGATGAAAGTGGTCAGACTGTTGATACGAATGCACCTTCCGTAGAGAGCAAAAACTATAAAGCTAGCGCTCATCGTGAGCGTCCAAAAGATAAAGTCGAACAGTATGAGCGTGATTATACATCATATTCCCACGAGCCTTCTATCCATTATAGTGAACAAAAAATGGATAATGGAGCTTTTAATCCTATGATGCCCGACAATCAAGGAGATTCCTTTGAACCATCGATGCAATCATCGATCTATCAGCTCTATGACCAGGGATATTCGAAAGAAGATATTGCTAAGAAATTGAATTGTGGAAAAACAGAAATCGAATTAATGCTAAAATTTCATTCATAA
- a CDS encoding DUF342 domain-containing protein → MGIEQFEEFFSVKISSDKMKAMLYLNKEYHLDISFTEDDLIEELVERSVTYGIQQDRVKLVSTGMKSEGFPVVIAEGTSPQHGQDGTINYEINVNVQKQVQTAGPVNFREVMEIPSVHKGDKLLTVIDPTVGKPGKNVINSTVYPKKGKPVKIKAGKNVEWNQQEQAMYSTIDGQVSVGEKVIHVYPYYEVSGDIDMRTGNLDFVGTIVIRGNVPNGYKLKADGDIKVYGLVESAVLLAGGSIYVSEGIAASSRGEVKASLDVQVGYVNQGNIEAGRDIIVENSILHSHCIAREHIYCEKGSIIGGSLSAGTLIQGKDIGNRMSTTTELFFGVNKKIVEKEQILQTKQVELKDSIKKLTLIGEKLNKKKEVSGLSSKERITLLRQRNSLEVTEQQLNDVEEQLESLGVNNEENPNAQLMVNGTLHSNTYLSFGKYKRHIIHPSKRVKVELRDGEISILSRD, encoded by the coding sequence TTGGGGATTGAACAATTTGAAGAGTTCTTTTCAGTGAAGATCAGTTCAGACAAAATGAAGGCAATGCTATACTTGAATAAAGAATACCATTTGGATATTTCATTTACTGAAGATGATTTAATAGAGGAATTGGTAGAACGGTCTGTTACATATGGTATTCAACAAGACAGGGTTAAGTTGGTTTCAACAGGGATGAAGTCGGAAGGGTTCCCTGTCGTGATTGCCGAAGGAACTTCTCCTCAACATGGACAGGATGGAACCATCAACTATGAAATAAACGTAAATGTTCAAAAACAGGTACAAACTGCTGGTCCTGTAAACTTCAGGGAAGTAATGGAGATCCCATCTGTACATAAGGGAGATAAATTGCTAACCGTTATCGATCCTACCGTTGGAAAACCAGGCAAAAATGTTATAAATAGTACTGTCTATCCTAAAAAGGGGAAGCCTGTAAAAATCAAAGCTGGTAAGAATGTTGAATGGAACCAACAAGAACAAGCTATGTATTCTACCATTGATGGACAAGTCAGTGTTGGGGAAAAAGTCATTCATGTATATCCATATTACGAGGTATCAGGGGATATCGATATGAGAACGGGGAATTTGGATTTTGTAGGGACCATTGTTATTAGAGGGAATGTACCTAATGGTTATAAACTCAAAGCAGATGGAGATATAAAAGTATATGGTTTAGTAGAAAGTGCAGTATTACTTGCTGGTGGCTCTATCTATGTTTCAGAGGGGATAGCAGCTTCATCTAGAGGAGAAGTCAAAGCTTCTCTAGATGTGCAGGTAGGCTATGTTAACCAAGGAAATATCGAGGCTGGAAGAGATATCATTGTTGAAAACTCAATTCTGCATAGTCACTGTATTGCCAGAGAACATATATATTGTGAAAAAGGTAGTATTATAGGAGGCTCTTTATCTGCTGGTACACTTATTCAAGGTAAAGATATTGGGAATAGAATGAGTACGACAACAGAACTTTTCTTTGGCGTGAATAAGAAAATAGTAGAGAAGGAGCAAATCCTTCAAACAAAGCAAGTGGAACTTAAAGATTCGATTAAGAAATTAACACTAATAGGTGAAAAGCTGAATAAAAAGAAAGAAGTAAGCGGATTATCTTCTAAAGAACGGATTACCCTTTTAAGACAACGTAATTCATTAGAGGTTACAGAACAACAGTTAAATGATGTGGAAGAACAACTGGAATCGCTCGGGGTAAACAATGAAGAAAATCCTAATGCCCAACTAATGGTTAATGGGACACTACATTCAAATACATATCTATCATTTGGCAAATATAAAAGACACATTATACACCCTAGTAAACGAGTCAAGGTAGAATTAAGGGATGGGGAGATTTCGATTCTTTCAAGAGATTAA
- a CDS encoding FliA/WhiG family RNA polymerase sigma factor: protein MTNYSAPQEQQLWEKWEKERDMDAANDLVQAYMHLVNYHVHRIGAHLPQNVSKEDIKSLGLVGLYDAIEKFDLTRDLKFDTYASFRIRGAIIDGLRKEDWLPRSVRDKSKKIENASEKLEQSLQRPPTAEEVANQVGIPVEEVEEVVKDTLFANVLSMEEKPKDSKNDHKEGIGYSIPDPSTSPPETNLVKEENYDELADGIKQLNEKEQLVISLFYNEELTLTEIGNVLGLTTSRISQIHARALFKLRKILTQIELVN from the coding sequence ATGACAAATTATTCAGCTCCTCAGGAACAACAGCTATGGGAAAAGTGGGAGAAAGAAAGAGATATGGATGCTGCTAATGATTTAGTACAGGCTTATATGCATCTAGTTAATTATCACGTACATAGAATAGGGGCGCACCTCCCACAAAATGTAAGCAAAGAAGATATTAAAAGCTTAGGGTTGGTGGGGCTTTACGATGCTATTGAAAAGTTTGATTTAACCCGAGATTTGAAATTTGATACGTATGCTTCTTTTCGTATTAGGGGTGCGATTATTGACGGTTTACGTAAAGAAGATTGGTTGCCGCGTTCTGTTCGAGACAAATCAAAGAAAATAGAGAACGCATCTGAAAAACTTGAGCAATCACTTCAACGACCTCCTACTGCTGAGGAAGTAGCAAATCAGGTAGGAATTCCAGTAGAGGAAGTAGAAGAAGTCGTAAAAGACACTCTATTTGCCAATGTATTGTCGATGGAAGAAAAGCCTAAGGACTCTAAAAATGATCATAAAGAAGGTATTGGATATTCAATACCTGATCCAAGTACAAGTCCACCTGAGACAAATCTCGTAAAAGAAGAAAATTATGATGAACTAGCAGATGGAATCAAACAGTTAAATGAAAAAGAACAACTTGTAATTAGTTTATTTTACAATGAAGAATTAACGTTAACTGAAATAGGAAATGTATTAGGTTTAACAACATCAAGAATTTCTCAAATTCATGCAAGAGCCTTATTTAAACTACGTAAAATTTTAACTCAAATTGAATTAGTCAATTAG
- the rpsB gene encoding 30S ribosomal protein S2: MSVISMKQLLEAGVHFGHQTRRWNPKMKKYIFTERNGIYIIDLQKTVKKVDEAFNYVKEVAENGGNILFVGTKKQAQESVKEEATRAGMYYINQRWLGGTLTNFQTIRKRINRLKDIERMEEDGTFEVLPKKETVDLLKEKDRLVKFLGGIKNMESLPDAMFIIDPRKERIAVAEAHKLNIPIVGIVDTNCDPDEIDYVIPANDDAIRAVKLLTAKMADAVLEAKQGEEVEEAEVEAEQAEAAQE; the protein is encoded by the coding sequence ATGTCTGTAATTTCAATGAAACAGCTTTTAGAAGCTGGTGTTCATTTTGGACACCAAACTCGTCGTTGGAACCCGAAAATGAAGAAATATATCTTCACAGAGCGTAACGGCATTTATATTATCGACCTTCAGAAAACAGTTAAGAAGGTAGATGAAGCATTTAACTACGTTAAGGAAGTAGCTGAAAATGGCGGTAACATCCTTTTCGTTGGAACTAAAAAACAAGCTCAAGAATCCGTTAAGGAAGAAGCAACTCGTGCAGGTATGTACTACATTAACCAACGTTGGTTAGGTGGAACCCTTACGAACTTCCAAACTATTCGTAAGCGTATTAATCGTCTAAAAGACATTGAGCGCATGGAAGAAGACGGTACTTTCGAAGTACTACCTAAGAAAGAAACGGTAGATCTTCTAAAAGAAAAAGATCGTCTTGTTAAATTCCTGGGCGGAATCAAGAATATGGAAAGTCTTCCAGATGCAATGTTTATCATTGACCCACGTAAAGAGCGCATCGCTGTAGCTGAAGCGCACAAATTAAACATTCCAATCGTCGGAATTGTAGACACAAATTGCGATCCAGATGAGATCGATTATGTGATTCCTGCGAACGACGATGCTATCCGCGCTGTGAAACTTCTTACTGCTAAAATGGCTGACGCTGTCCTTGAAGCAAAACAAGGGGAAGAAGTTGAAGAGGCAGAAGTAGAAGCTGAACAAGCAGAAGCGGCACAAGAGTAA
- a CDS encoding chemotaxis protein CheD, whose amino-acid sequence MNETISIVKVGIADFNIVQAPNTIRTSGLGSCVGVVLFDSNSKFAGMAHVMLPTSTMAKETKTNIAKYADTAIPALIQVLLDKGVKKYAMKAKIAGGAQMFQFSSSSDMMRIGPRNVEAVKEQLKKVRIPLISEDCGGNSGRTIEFHPRTGVLEIRTVNKGVSHI is encoded by the coding sequence ATGAATGAAACCATCTCGATTGTAAAGGTTGGCATCGCTGACTTTAATATAGTTCAAGCCCCTAACACGATTCGCACCTCTGGATTAGGTTCGTGTGTAGGAGTTGTTCTTTTTGATTCCAACTCGAAATTTGCAGGAATGGCTCATGTTATGCTCCCTACATCTACTATGGCGAAAGAAACAAAAACAAATATAGCAAAATACGCTGACACTGCAATACCTGCTTTAATACAAGTACTTTTGGATAAGGGTGTAAAGAAGTATGCGATGAAAGCTAAAATTGCCGGAGGCGCACAAATGTTTCAGTTCTCTTCGTCTTCTGACATGATGAGAATTGGTCCCCGAAATGTAGAAGCAGTAAAAGAGCAATTGAAAAAAGTTCGTATTCCTCTTATCAGTGAGGATTGCGGAGGAAATAGTGGGAGAACGATAGAGTTTCATCCAAGAACAGGGGTTCTGGAAATTCGAACAGTCAATAAAGGTGTGTCACATATATAA
- a CDS encoding chemotaxis protein CheW, with protein sequence MSENSLQDEKVIVFQLNKEEYGVPVQQVGSIERMQHITRVPRTSEFVKGVINLRGVVTPIIDLRTRFNLEQVEYNESTRIIIVYIVDMEVGLIVDEANDVIDIPSEAIEPAPEVVGTVEVEYIRGVAKLEKRLLILLDLPKVLSFEEINELMTVEG encoded by the coding sequence ATGTCTGAAAATAGTTTGCAAGACGAAAAAGTAATCGTGTTTCAACTGAATAAAGAAGAATATGGGGTGCCTGTCCAACAAGTTGGATCAATTGAAAGAATGCAACATATTACCAGAGTTCCTCGAACCTCAGAATTTGTGAAAGGGGTTATCAATCTACGGGGGGTTGTAACGCCTATTATTGATCTTAGAACTCGCTTCAATTTAGAACAAGTAGAATATAATGAAAGCACTCGCATTATTATTGTTTATATCGTAGACATGGAAGTAGGCTTAATCGTTGATGAAGCAAACGATGTGATCGATATTCCTTCAGAAGCCATTGAGCCTGCTCCGGAAGTAGTGGGTACTGTTGAGGTAGAGTACATAAGAGGTGTAGCCAAGTTAGAAAAACGTTTACTCATACTTCTAGACTTACCGAAAGTATTGTCTTTTGAAGAAATAAATGAATTAATGACTGTTGAAGGTTAA
- a CDS encoding heme biosynthesis protein HemY: MVGSALWNLIFAFVGGLLAFFLSYSTNTISTTMIRSVIIFVLFFLIMFVIRWIIYFIQKTPYNEKESLVLDKGSGNANQKNQNVEDELSHHEEREKSEREDLSDEEAKKTSEMIRELLNNDDR, from the coding sequence ATGGTAGGATCGGCTTTATGGAATTTAATATTTGCATTTGTTGGTGGATTATTAGCATTTTTTCTATCTTACTCAACCAATACAATATCCACTACAATGATACGTAGCGTAATCATATTCGTATTATTTTTTCTAATCATGTTTGTTATACGATGGATTATCTACTTCATCCAAAAGACACCATATAATGAAAAAGAATCGTTAGTACTAGATAAAGGTAGTGGAAATGCAAACCAAAAGAACCAAAATGTAGAAGATGAGTTATCGCATCATGAAGAAAGGGAAAAAAGCGAAAGAGAAGATTTATCAGATGAAGAAGCAAAAAAAACATCTGAAATGATACGTGAGCTTTTGAATAATGATGACAGGTAA
- a CDS encoding chemotaxis protein CheC: protein MSFIDRFSTYHLDILREIGNIGAGHAATSLSKLLNQKIDMTVPAVRLVSFDEMMDIAGGPDRVIVSVFLRIEGDAPGSMFFIVPPEQADRLVRDLTGDTSFTFTTSAVNEMAFSAILELGNILSGSYLSSLSDFTQLSIQPSVPSVSVDMVGAVLSFGLLELSQQSDHAIVVDTSLNEGESTGEEVNGHFFLLPDPDSFETIFNALGVTAYE from the coding sequence ATGTCGTTTATTGATCGTTTCTCTACCTATCACTTAGATATTTTACGTGAAATCGGAAATATAGGTGCTGGTCATGCAGCAACATCATTATCAAAATTATTAAATCAAAAAATTGATATGACAGTCCCAGCTGTACGTTTAGTTTCTTTTGATGAAATGATGGATATTGCTGGGGGGCCAGATCGGGTTATTGTTTCTGTATTTCTTAGAATTGAAGGGGATGCACCAGGAAGTATGTTTTTTATCGTGCCTCCTGAACAAGCTGATCGTTTAGTACGAGATCTCACAGGAGATACATCGTTTACTTTTACAACTTCTGCTGTAAATGAAATGGCATTCTCAGCAATTCTTGAATTAGGGAACATTTTATCAGGTTCTTATTTGAGCTCCTTATCTGACTTCACTCAATTATCGATTCAACCCTCAGTACCTTCTGTTTCCGTTGATATGGTAGGTGCTGTTCTGAGCTTCGGATTACTAGAGCTTTCTCAACAAAGTGACCATGCCATTGTTGTAGATACGTCGTTAAATGAAGGTGAATCAACTGGTGAAGAAGTGAATGGACATTTCTTCCTTTTACCTGATCCCGACTCTTTTGAAACGATTTTTAACGCGTTGGGAGTTACTGCATATGAATGA
- the tsf gene encoding translation elongation factor Ts: protein MAVTAKMVKELREKTGAGMMDCKKALSEVEGDMEKAVAYLREKGISKAQKKQDRIAAEGSTHIEVDGNTAVIFEVNAETDFVAKNEQFKHLLNELGTHLVKQQPANVEEALEQKLHGEGDTLNDYITETIAKIGEKISLRRFEIVEKTDNDAFGAYLHMGGRIGVLSLLEGTTEESVAKDVSMHVAAVSPRYINREEVPEEEVNAEREALKKEALNEGKPEHIVEKMVEGRLGKFYESVVLTEQAFVKDPDKKVKEFVQEQGATIKGFVRYEVGEGMEKREDNFAEEVMNQVNK, encoded by the coding sequence ATGGCAGTAACAGCTAAAATGGTCAAAGAACTGCGTGAAAAAACAGGTGCAGGAATGATGGATTGTAAAAAAGCCCTATCTGAAGTTGAAGGTGACATGGAAAAAGCAGTAGCATACCTTCGTGAAAAAGGTATTTCTAAGGCTCAAAAGAAACAAGACCGTATCGCTGCAGAAGGCTCTACACATATTGAGGTAGACGGTAATACTGCCGTTATCTTTGAAGTGAACGCTGAGACAGACTTTGTTGCAAAGAACGAACAGTTCAAGCACCTACTTAATGAATTAGGTACTCACCTTGTTAAACAACAACCTGCAAACGTGGAAGAAGCTCTAGAGCAGAAGCTACATGGTGAAGGTGATACGCTTAACGATTATATTACTGAAACGATTGCTAAAATTGGCGAGAAGATCTCTCTTCGTCGTTTTGAAATTGTAGAAAAAACAGATAACGATGCATTCGGCGCTTATCTTCACATGGGCGGCCGCATTGGCGTTCTTTCCCTTCTAGAAGGCACAACAGAAGAATCTGTAGCGAAAGACGTTTCTATGCACGTTGCTGCAGTAAGTCCTCGTTATATCAATCGTGAAGAAGTTCCAGAAGAAGAAGTGAACGCAGAGCGTGAAGCTCTTAAGAAAGAAGCTCTTAACGAAGGCAAGCCTGAGCACATTGTAGAAAAAATGGTAGAAGGCCGCCTTGGCAAATTCTACGAAAGTGTTGTTCTTACTGAGCAAGCATTCGTAAAAGATCCTGATAAAAAGGTTAAAGAATTTGTTCAAGAACAGGGAGCTACAATCAAAGGCTTCGTACGTTACGAAGTTGGCGAAGGTATGGAAAAACGTGAAGATAACTTCGCTGAAGAAGTAATGAACCAGGTTAACAAGTAA